The Shewanella algae DNA segment AACAACTGGATATAGCTCACCTGGCCGATTGCGCCATGGATCAGATAAGCGGCGGCGAGCGCCAGCTGGTGTTGATTGCCAGGGCCTTGCTGCAATCTCCAAGATTGCTGGTGATGGATGAACCGGCCGCCAGCCTGGATTTCGGCAATCAAATCAAGTTGCTGGCTCAGGTTAAACGACTCAAACAGCAGGGAATCGCAGTCTTGATGTCGACTCACCATCCACGCCATGCCGAGCTGTTGGCCGATAGCGTGGCCTTGGTGGAACCCGGTCATGGCCTGAGACAAGGCGCAGTGGCCGGGCAGTTACAGGTATCAGGACTGGCGCAGCTCTATGGCGTCAGTGAGTCTGCGATTGCCGAGCACCTTTGAGGTGCCGGCTGAGGGTTAAATCTTAAGCAAGGTGATTTCATGATAATAGAAGAGCTGGACTTTGCCGCCATGTACCGCGAGCACCTGCAAAGGGCCGAACGTAGCCACAAGAGTGCCGAACACTGGGATAAACGGGCCGAGAAGATGGCCGAGAACTGCGCCAGACCCAAGGACAGTTACTTGGAGGGCTTTTTCAAGCTGATGGATTTGAGTGATTGCGACACTCTTTTGGATATGGGGTGTGGCCCGGGCTCTGTGTGTCTGGGGCTGGCCGACAAGATGCGTGCCGTCTATGGCCTGGATTACAGCAGCGGCATGTTGGAAGTGGCCAAGCGCCGCGCAGATGCGGAAGGCTTGAGTAATGTCACTCTTATCCAAAGAGCCTGGGAAGATGATTGGAGCGACATCCCCGTGTGTGATATCGCAGTGGCGTCGCGCTCGACTCTGGTGGGCTGCCTCAAGAGTGCCCTGGAAAAGCTCAATCGCCAGGCCCGCAAGCGGGTTTATACCACTCATACTGTCAGCTCAACCTTTATCGATCCCGCCATTATTCAGGTCATAGGCCGTAAGCTAGTGACTCTGCCGAACTATCTGTATGCGGTGAATATTTTGCAGCAGATGGGCATTAAGCCCAAGGTGGACTTCATCGAGTCCAGTGGTTGCATGAACCAAGCCGAGAGTTACGCCCAGTTTGAAGACAACGTTGCCTGGTCGCTGGGGCCTCTGGATGACGCCGAAAAGCTGCGGTTGCAGGAGTATTATCAGCGTCATAAGCAGCAGGGTAAACCGCTGCGAACCGGTGATCGCAGTTGGGCCATGGTTTATTGGGACGCTGTGGCTCTAGCCTGAGGCGATTGTCGAGTTTTTTATACCCGGATTGCTCAAGGGATCCGGGTATTTTTTAAGTATCGATATATAGGTGTTTATATATCGATGTTATGTTGAAGGTCTGTAGTATGAAACGAAAGAGTTATTACCCTATTTTGCCGCTGATGTTGGTTTCGCCATTGGCATTTGCCAATGGCAGTGGTGCCGAGCCCGAGAAGAAAACCGACACCAAAATCGAGAGGATCAGCGTTTGGGGTAGCCCAATTGCCGCCAATCAACACAGCGTCAATCAAGACACCATCAAGATGCTGAACAAGCAAAACGTGGCCGAGGCGCTGAATATTATTCCCGGGGTCAGCCTGCAAAAATCCGGTCGTCGTAACGAGGTTCAGGTTAAGGTTCGGGGCTTTGACAGCAAACAGGTGCCGCTGTTTTTTGATGGGATCCCGATTTACATCCCTTATGACGGCAATCTGGACTTGGGGCGTTTTCTGGCATCGGATCTGGCCTCGGTGGAAGTCTCTAAAGGTTATGCCTCTTTGCTGCAGGGACCGAACATGATGGGCGGTGCCATCAACCTGACGACCCGCAGACCCAAGAAGAGCTTTGAAGCACAACTGAGCGCCTCCCAAGGCTGGGCCCGCGGAGAGGACAACGGTTATAGCCTGGATGCCAGTCTGGCTGGCAGCAATGATTGGGGCTTTATCCAATTGAGCGGCAACAAGCTGGACAAAGACTTTGTTGGCCTGTCCCACGACAACGACAACCCGATCGCCGGCAGCGACGGCAAACGCGCCAACTCGGCATACAGCGATAGCCGCGGTACCGCCAAATTTGGTCTGACTCCCAATGAAACAGACGAGTACATCTTTACCTATATCCGCCAGGAAGGGGAAAAGAACAGTCCGCCCTATGCCGGCACAGAAGCCGATATTCGCCCTACCTATTGGCAATGGCCGCAGTACGACAAACAGAGCTTTTACTACAGCGGCTATACAGAGTTCAGCCCTGGGGTTGTGCTGCACAGTCGCCTCTATCGCGATGAATTTGAAAACACCCTGAGGATATACAAGAGCCTGGAAAACCTGCAGCAACAAAAAGGCCCCTACAGTCATTATGACGATGCCAGCAATGGTGCCGGCCTGCAGCTCAGTATCGATATGCGCAAAGACGACATCTTGTCGTTTGCCGCTCACTGGAAGGAAGACCTGCACAAGGAGCAAGGGGAGCCTGACGGGGAGTTTGACAAGTACAAGGATAGAACCCTATCGGCGGCAGTGGAGTATCAATGGGCACTGAGAGATAACCTGGATCTGGTAGGGGGCATCAGCTACGACTCCCGCAAGAGCCTTGAAGGCTACAAGCATGAAAAGGATGGCAGCCTGACCCGCTATGAAGACAACTCGCAGCACGCCTTCAACTGGCAAGTGATGGCCTGCTATGAATTGGCAAACCTGGATACACTGCAACTGTCTCTATCCCAGCGTAGCCGCTTTCCGACGCTGAAAGAACGCTACACCACTTTCAGGCCCGCCTATGGCCAAACCGCCATAGTCAATCCGCATCTGGAGCCTGAGCGGGCGACCAACCTGGAGCTCAGTTATCAGGCAACTCTGGCCGCTAACTGGCAACTGGACAGCAGTGTCTACTATAACCGGGTGTCCGATGCGATTTTGACCCATAACATCACCCCGACACTTATCCAAAACCGCAACAGCGGCAGGGTAGATTACAGCGGGCTGGATCTGGGGCTTTATGGTGATCTCAGCGATTGGGCCAGTGTTGGCCTGAGCTACAGCTATATTCACGCCGATGTTGAGGATGAGCAGCTCGATGTTACCGGCCTGCCGGATCATCAACTCTTTGCCTGGGTTAAGCTGACTCCGCTGGAGGAGCTGGACATCATTCTGAGTCAGGAAGCTCGCAGCGACAGCCTCAGCAATTCAAATGGCAATCAGGTCGCCAGTGGTTTCGGAGTGACCGGCATTCGCTTCGACTACCGCATCTGGCAGGGGCTGAGTGTTAATGCCTCGGTCAACAATCTGTTTGACCGTAACTACGCCTATAGTGAGGGCTTCCCCGAGGAGGGACGTAACTATTGGCTGGGGGTGGAATACCGTTTCGGTCACTAAGCCTTTCAAGGAGGCAGAAAACAGAAGAACCCGGCCATGAGCGGGTTCTTTGTTATCTGATAGCGTTTTGTTCAGAGTGCGTTAGCGCAGCAGAATGAACAGCAAAGGCAGCAGGACGCCTGTGAGCGTCAGCCAGGTCTTGCGGCTCTTGAGCAGGTTGCCACTACGCAACATCACCAGCGCCGATAGCGCCAAAAACAGTAGCATAGCGGCATAGATGTCGGCAATCCAGGTCCAGGCGTCACGGGCATGGTTAAGATGCAGATAGTTGAGAGCCTGCAGCAATGGTCTGCTGTTTACTATCTCGGCTGAGACTGTGCCGGATATAAGGTTAGCGCTCAGCTGGCTGCCATCTTTGAGAAAGACTTGGTACTCATTGGCGCTGGCACGATAACCGCTGCGGATATTATCCTGCAGCGAAAAGTGGCTGCTTAACAGGCTTTGAATGTCATTGTTACCCAGTGAAGGATTCAACCCTTCGACACGGCTCTCACTCTGGGTTATCTGGTAGTTGGGGTTCCAGTCATTGATGTGATTGACGGCAATCCCCGAAATGGCATACACCAGAGTCATGCCTATGCACAGATACCCTATGTCTCTGTGCAATAAACGGATCCTTTTGCGCAGCTTGTTACTCAGCATCACGGATTTCGACTCCGTATGGATGCAACTGATAGAAAGTCACTGCTTGAGTTACGGACTCAGGATCGAAGGGCTTGTTGTGTTGCTGGGCCTGATGCCCGAGATAAGCGCGGGTCTGTTCGAGATCCAGCTCAATTGCCTCTAACGCTCCGGTAGCATAGGCTTTTTGCCCACGGGCACTGACGGGAAAGACCATCTCGCCATCGCGAACCTTGACTCTCAATCGATCAAAGCTGTCGTCGGTTGCCAGTTCCATCCAGCAGCCCCGCTTGCTGCACACTGAGACTATGGTGCCTTCTACCGTGAGCTCCTTACCCACATAGTCATTCGGCGATGCCATCAATGTGGAAATGGGCACGAAGATATTCAGATCGACCGGTTCGCCGAACTTGCTGTCGGCACTAAAGGCCAGAGGGGTAAACAGGGCTGCCAACAGGATTAACTGATTGATACGCATGGGTGTAACCTTTGTAGTTAAATATAATTTGTTGAGAATGGTTATTATTTAATGTTGCGATATTATTGAAGCCTGAAGCGATATTCAAGTATTCAGGGCATTGAAATCCCAATATGCGAGCTGGTTGGCATTTTGCCGATTAATCAAGATTATCTGTCTATTTTCAATAGGGTTTCCAAGAGGTGATACTCAGCTGTTGGTCCCCGGATGGCGAGACTGGCCAGAGTGCGGCCGAACGTGAAACAATAGCGCGACGGACAAATGGAAGGAAAACACATGCAGCCTATTTTGATCACCGGCGTCGGAAAGCGTCTGGGACTGGCAATGGCCAGGGACTTGATGGCTCAGGGCTATCCACTCATCGGCACCTATCGCAGCCATTACGCCGCCATCGACGAGCTCAAGGCCGCGGGCGCCGAGTTGCATCAAGTGGATCTCTTGCAAAATAGCGAGATCAAAGCCTTTATTGCCGATGTAAAAAGCAAGCATGAGTCTCTGCGGGCAATCATTCACAACGCCTCGGATTGGATGCCGGAGCGGCCTGACACAGATGCCGCAGAGGTTTTTGACAGCATGATGCAGATCCACGCCTCCGTGCCCTATCAGTTGAATCTGGCACTGGCGCCGCTACTGGAAACTGATGAGATAGGCAGCCGGGATATCATTCATATCAGCGACTATGTGGCGCAGAAGGGCAGTAAGAAGCACATAGCCTATGCCGCCAGTAAGGCGGCGCTGGATAATTTGACCCTGTCATTTGCCGCCAAGTTGGCGCCGGGCGTCAAGGTCAACGGCATAGCGCCGGCACTGATGCTGTTCAATGAGCAGGATGATAGCGCCTACCGGCAAAAGGCGCTTGCCAAGGCATTATTGCCCAAAGAGGGCGGCGAGCAGGAGATGCTGGCCGCCGTGAAGTATCTGATGACCAGCCGTTATATGACGGGCCGCACTCTGTCACTCGATGGTGGGCGGCCGCTTAAGTGATTCAATGCAGCAAGGGACAACTGGGCTTTAAGGCCAGCACGTCGCACTGTAGTTGATTGAGCATCTGCTCAGAGGCGTGGCCGTTGAGTTCGCTCAGCAACCCTCTGTGCTCTGCCGCGCCCATGATGACTATGTTGCTGTGCCATTTGTGGGCGGCCTCCGGTACCACATGATCCGGCATGCCGCTGGCCAGATGCAACTGCTCGTCACTCAAGGCCAAAGGCCTGGCGACCTGCCGCAGTTTTTGCCACTGATTGTCTTTCTGAGAGCGACAGCCGGGTTGCTGGTTATCGAAGGCCATACTGATGTCCGCTTCCTGATAGCAGTTGAGCAGATGCAGCCTTTGTTGCAGCAAACTGGCAAAATCAAAGGCCTGTTGCAGCAACCTGTGATTGAAATGGGAATGATCTTCCGTGTCTTCATCCAGCTCCAAAGCCGCCAGTAACGACCCTTGCTGCTCCCAGGGAGAGTCGCTGACAAACATCACCGGCAGGGACACCCGTTGCAGCAGTTGCCAGTCATCTGTATGACCCAATTCACACTGCAGGGCTGAGTAGCTGTGATGTTCTACCAACAGCAGATCGTAATGCGCCTGTTTTAGCTCGGTGAGAATGGCGGTTGGCAGATCCTTGGCCTGACACTGCTTCAAGCAAAGGTTCAGTTCCCTCGATGGGTAATGTGGACGCTTTTCCCTTAGATGGGAAACCAAGGGCTGTGGATGCACTTTTTGTTGTAGCCACTGACCAATACCCTGATATTTAGGGGTTTTGACTCTGAGCAGTGTGAGCTCGGCATGGCTGGCATTGGCCAGTTGCACCGCTTTTCTCAGGGCCAGTTTTCCTCTGTTACTGTCGTCCGAAACGGCCAGCAAGCGTGTAAATACACTCATGACTCTATCCTCGAGGCCAAGTCTAATATTGGCTTCGTATAAGTCTAGCCATACCGCGCCACGTCATCAGATCCTTTTGCTCTTGAAATGCCCGTCAATAGCGGCTTTTGGGTCTTTATGCCGGTCTACTTTGAATTCGGTCTTACGGCAAGGTGCCGTCACCCTAGGCTGGTTGTACAGTCTGTTTGCCAAGAAGTGAATCAAGGCGGCTCCCCCACCCAGTGAGCGAAGGCGAGGGAGCCTGTAAGGTTATTTATGACAGCCCTTAGCTTGGGCGATTGCGCTGTTTTGGCAGGTCGCTCAGGTACTGGACAAACTCCACTTCAAACCCGGCCGGGTCGATAAAGTACACATTGCGGCGCCAGGGCTCGTCGGCACCGTCTTTATCTATGCTATAGCCTGCGTCCAGCAGGCGCTTGATCACCCCGTCAATGTCTGCAGTGACAAAGGCGAAGTGGGCCAGCCCGGGTTGATGACCGCTCAAGTCGCGGTTATTGCCTTCACCGTTATCGCTGAAAGCCAGGTATTGATAGTCATCACCGAAGTGGAGCCATTTTCGTGGCTTGCCATACCAGCTTCCTTCTCCTTGGCAGCGGATCTGCCAGTGAGGAAAGGCGGCGCGGTAAAAATCCAGGGTCTTGGGGAGGTCTGCGACCACCAGGTTCAGATGTTCCAGTTGTATCATTTGCGTTCTCCTTGATATTTGTCCCTTTTACGCCTGTTTGGGCCTTTGTTTACATGCCGTAGCAATATTCCTGTTGTTTGGGAAAGGGGGCGTCCCTGTGGGCAAAACGTATCTGTGCCAGTGCTGCTGCATACTGGGCCAACATATGCAGGCTATAACCTATCCTTTCTCTTAATCTGGCATCGCGGATGCTGTCGCATTCGGGGTTGAGCATTTTCTCGACATCGCGGACGATCAAATGATCCGGAACGGCCACCAGTTTGTTGTTTTTCATGGCGTTCATTCTCAATTCACTGATGGGATAGGCGCCGCTTATGCCTGAGACAACTGCAACCAGCAGCACAGGCTTATGGGCCGTATGTTGGCTGTCACACATCAGCAGAAAGTTCTTCAACAAAGGTGTCGCCATGCCGCCCCATTCCGGAGTGATAAGCACCAGAGCATCGGCTGCTGTCACCTTGGCTTCTATCCGTTGCCAGTCGGCTCCCTTGTTTCGTTGCTCACCATCCCAGAAGGGAAGATAGAAACCGCAGAGCTCCAAATGCTCCGCCTCTGCGAGTTGCTTGGTCTTTATTTCCCGGGTGATGAATTCTGCGACCTTGGCACTCTGGGATTGGAAACGTTGGCTGGCGCTGACGACTAGGTATTTCATGTTAAGTAAACCTTTTTGTTTATTTATTGTTTTATAAGGTATGTGCTTTACTTAATAATGTAAAGATAAAATAAATAAAAAAGTTTATTTATTCTGGATGCGGCGTCCTGAACCGGGCATAATCAGCGCTGGAGGTGCCATGAAGACCACAGACAAGATAGTCGACATTCTCAAGTTGAACGGAGCCCAGACGGCCCAGAGCCTGGCCGCAGAGCTGGGGCTGACCAGTATGGGGGTACGTCAACATCTGCAAGCCCTTGAAGCCGAGGGGCTGGTGCGGACTGAAGACAGGGCCGAAGGCCGCGGCAGACCTGCGCGTTATTGGACGCTGACCGAGCAGAGTCGCTCGCTGTTTGCCGACCGTCACGATGAGCTGAGCCTGCAACTGATAACTTCAGTGCGTCAGGTCTTTGGTGACGAGGGCTTGGATAAACTCATCAGTCACAGGGAGCAGCAGAGCCTCGAGAGCTATTCGAGCCAGATGGCCGCTGCCGCTTCCCTGGCCGATAAGTTGGAATGCCTGGCAGAGATCCGAAGCCGTGAAGGCTATATGGCGCAGATTGAAGCGGACTGTACCGGCTTTTGGCTGCTGGAAAATCATTGCCCCATTTGTGCGGCGGCCACGAGTTGCCAGAACTTTTGTCGCTCTGAGCTGGCTTTGTTCCGGCAGCTGCTGGGGCCTGAGGTGGAAGTCAGTCGCCGCGAACACATTCTGGATGGTTCACGTCGCTGTGCTTATCGGATTGAAGCTAAAGGCGCCTTAAACGATGCGCAGTAAGAGGGGGCGGCTGGACAGGTTTCTCGCCGGGCAGCTGAATATTCCCCGCAAACAGGCCAGGCAATTGCTTGCCGATGGCCGGGTTTGGCTCGATGACGAGCAGGTGTTTGCCGCAGACAGGCTTATCCATGAGTTCAGTCATATTCGTCTCGATGAGCAATGGCTGCAGCGGCAAGACCCTGTCTACTGGATGCTGAACAAGCCTGCCGGAGTAGTGAGCGCCACCCAAGATCCCGAGCATAAAACCGTACTCGACTGCCTGCCCCCGGCGGCATTGGTGCCGGGGCTGCATATCGCCGGCCGCTTGGATAAGCAGAGTACCGGGCTGGTGCTGCTCAGTAATGACAGCCGCTGGACCCAGGCGTTGACCCTGCCTTCATCGAGTAAAGCCAAGCGTTATCGGGTGCGTCTGGCCAATCCGCTGGATGACACTTATATCGAGGCTTTCAGGGACGGATTTTTCTTTGAGTTTGAAAACGTCATCACAGCGCCGGCCGAACTGAGAATTTTGGCAAGCCATGAGGCCGATGTGATACTCACTGAGGGCAAATATCACCAGATAAAACGCATGTTCGGCCGCTTTCGTAACCCTGTGCTGGCGCTGCATCGCAGCCAGATAGCTCAGATAGTGCTGGATGACTCTCTGGCCGAGGGCGAAGCCAGAGAGTTGACCCGGGAAGAGGTGGAGTCGGTCGCTTACTGACGGCTACTGAACTGCGGCGATAATGCTATCTATGGCCTGCACCACCTGCATACTGGCATCTTCCATCCGTTGCAGCGCCATTACCTGCTCTGTGGTGTCGCCGGCTGCGGCGTGTTCCAGCGCCAGGCGGCCACTCTCGTGCACCAATGCATGCGGCGCTTCCAACTCGCGGAAACCCGGGAGTGAACTATAGAGGCTGGCGCCTTGTCCTTCGTAGTACCACTTACCCAAACGGCAGTCATGGTGGCTGTTTACCGGCTGATCAAAACACTGGTTTTGCAGCAGTTCATAGATATTCTGCTTCCATACCGCATGATCCAGCTTGGTGGTGTTGAGGAAAGACACAGTCGCGGCATGGCTGATCACCTGCTGCATCTGCGCCGATTGCGCCAATACCTGAGTGACCACTGTGTCTATCTGCACCGCTGAGCTGGCCACTTCATCGGCGCAGCCTTGGTTGTCATCTGTCAGGGTTCGTATGCTTTCCGACTGAGTGATGATCTGCTGCACCAACTGCTCTATCTGTTGGCTGGCGTCACTGGCCTTGGCCGCCAACTGCCGGACTTCATCGGCCACCACGGCAAAGCCGCGACCAGCCTCTCCGGCGCGTGCGGCTTCGATGGCTGCATTGAGCGCCAACAGGTTGGTCTGTGCCGAAATACCCTGAATGGCGCTGACAAACTGGCTGATGCTTTGGGTACTGGTATCCAGCTGCGCCACTGTCCCCAGACTATGCTGTGACTGTGAACTGAGCAGATGGGCTCGCTCTCCCAGCCTGGCAACGGCGCTGCGGGTTTGCTCGAACAGGGCGTTGAGCTGCTCCAGCTTACCTTGCTCCTCAAGCAGACGTCCGGCGTCTTCGGCCATGGCCTCGCGTACCGATTGCAACATGAGTCCGCCCTGGTTCTGGCAGGCCAGCATGGCGGCGAAGTCGCGGTTTTGCGCCAGTGCCTGGTCCCTTTCCTGTTTGAGCTGCCCCAGTTGCAACTGCAATTGCTCCAGTGTCGTCTGGTGCTGCTGGCCCTGTTCCTCGAGCCGTTGTTTCAATGAATCTATCTGCCGGTGAAGACGATGGTTAAAAAGCATAAAACTTCCTTGGATACAAATAGTTGCATTCTATTTATGGCTATTTTAAGCATAGACTTTGGCCCGTTCCCTTGGCGGGATCAAGCTCTCATTTACAATCAATATATAAAAACGCCACCCTGAGGTGGCGTATCAAATCAGGCTTGGGCCTGCTGCATTCTCAGCAGCCACTTACCGTAGATATAGATGCCGACGGCGGAAATGGTGCCTATGGCGCCTATGATGTACCAGGCCATGCCTATGTTATGGCTCTGGTAGAGGATCTCGGTCAGCTCGCGGCCACTTTGGCCGGTGAACTCAACCAGTTTATGAAAGGCCTCCCCCTGCGGAATGGCGGCCACATCCTTCTGTGACATGCCCTTATCCAGCAGCATCTCACGGGAGAAGATCTCTTTGGAGGCAAAGATTTCATAGAGTTTGGGGCCGAAATAGCCTTCCAGGCCCCAGCCTATGCCCTGTGGCAACATCACAAAGCCGAGGTACATGGCCTTCTTGCCTTCGGGGGCAATATTACCCATAAACTCGTTCTTCTTTGGGCTTATCATCATTTCGCCGAGAGAGAACATGGCGATTGCCAACACGATAAACCAGGCCGCATGGGTGGCACCGATCAACACAAAGGCAAATATAGACAGCAGACAGCCGGCCAGCATGGCGCTGGTGATACGGTACTTGGCGGTCAGGGCGGCTATCAGGAAGCAGCTGGTCATAATCAGACCCGCGTTGAGGTTGAGCATGCCTTCCGGCATGACTTTGGTGCCTTCGTTGTTCAGCCCGAGCCAGAATTGCAGTATGCCATTACTGGTGCCTTCAGGGCCAAACAGGCTGGTGACAATCACGCTGGTATCGACCCATTCGGCGATATGAATAGGCAGCACGTCAAACAGGGAGTTGAACAGGAACCAGAAGCCGGAGAACACCAGCATATAGTAAATGACTACCGGCTTTTTCAGCTCGCTCCAGGCATCTTTCCAAAGCATTTCCTGCTTGAGTTCGCCGGACTTGATCTTACGTTGCCGCTCCAGGCGTTGCTCTTTACCCGGCTCTTTGTACGTCAGCAGGAACAGGAAGTTGAGCGAGATAATGGCGGCGCAGGCGTAGAACACATTGTCCCAGGACAGCTGCCGCATATGCACTGCCACCAAGGGACCAAGGAAGCCACCGATATTCACAACCTGATAGAAGATACCCCAGGCCATGGAGGTGTTGTTACGGTTGGTGGACAGCACCAGCGTTCCCTGGATGCCGGGCTTGAAGATGCCGGTACCGGCCGCCAGCAACATGGCGCCGAACAAAAAGCCCCAGAAGCTGGGGAAGAAGGCCATACAGAGGTAGCCACAGATCTTGATAATGGTTGAGGCAAAGATGGTCTCTTTGTAGCCGACCCTATCTGAGATCCCGCCGGTAAATACCGGCACAAAGGTCTGCAGTAAGGCCCAGACTGAAATAATGATACCGTAATCGCTGAGGCTGATACCTAGGCCACCTTCGGAAGCCGGTGCCTTGGCATAGAGTCCGGCACTGGCCTTAACGCCGTAGTAGGCGATACGTTCAACCAGTTCCATACCGCCGACCAGCCAGAAGATATAGCTTAAACTGGCGATGGAAGCCCACATCCCCAGTTGCTTGACTTCGCGCAGGTCATTGCCCGCACAGGAGTTGGAGTCGCTCATACTCTTCCCTTGTCTGTATTATTATGTTTGTAGGTCTTTTATCAATTGCAGGCTAATGCCTTGTATCAAAAAAGGTGATAACCGCGACACTTTACCCGCTTTACTGTCAAACACCAAAAAACAAGCCTGATCAAATTGGAAAAATCACGATCTGCCTGGCAAAAATTGCTGTTTACTTTTAACAATATTCATAACTTTCAAATCATTAACTTGGATAAGTGACTCATTCGCTTGCAGACCTTGCTATCTCCTTGTAGCTTGGAGTTTGTTTGAGCTGATACTGGAAAGTCTGCGGTGGCAATTGAGCGCGCCCAAGGGACTGAGTAAGGAGCTAAGATGCGAGTATTAACTGTAATGACTGTGGGCACTCTGTTACTGTTGGCGGGCTGCTCTGAAGAGGCGGCAAAAACCGAGTCCGAGAGTCTGAAAGATACTGTGGGAAGCCCTAATCCGGCAGCGGTATTTTGTGTCGAATCCGGCGGTAAGCTGGAGCTGGTTCAGGAACAAAAGGGCACTGTAGGCTATTGTCACCTGCCGAATGGCAGCATTGTGGAAGAGTGGACCTATTTTCGGGCCAATCATCCGGTAAATTGATTGGCCCGACTCCCTAAAAGGGGGTTAGAAACGGTAGCTGTAGGCCAGGTTGACAAAGTCGAGCCCTGGGTTGGGCTTGCTGAGGCCGGCATTGGAATAATGCAGGTAGGTGATGGAGACAGTCTGTTTGCGCTGACGGCCAAATTTGAAGGCAAAGCCCAATCTGTCTTCAAACTGATAGTGTGAGCCGACATCCTTACCGGCAAATTGGCTGTCATCCAAGAGGGCAAAGCCGATCCCGGCCTCGAGATAAAAGTCCAGCCATTGCCCCCTCATCAGCGGGTATCTCAATATGGGTGACATGGCCAGCACATGATTGACATCATGCTGGTTATCCTCGCCGTATTCCCAAAAGTTGATACTGGCTTCCAGGGTCAGTTCCAAATCTTCACTGATAGGTTTCAGGGTATCCAGATACAGCTGATAAGCCAGTTTGATACCGTTGGCCTGGCCTTCGCCATGGATATAGTTGATTGCCATGCCCTGTTCGGCGGCGTTGGCATCTCCCGGCAATAAACAGCCCGGCAATATCAAGCTGAGCATGAGTGTCAGAAGGGGGAATAGTCTCTGTGAGTGTTTCATCTCGTTTCTGCCTCTCGAATCAATGTCGGCAGTTTAAATCCGTAAAATTAGAAAAAATATCGCAATAAAAGCGAGTTAATTTTCTAAAAAATGGAATTGTTAGCCTGTGCCAAACCAAACTGTATTTGCTGGTAAAAGTAAACTAAGTGGTCAGGTTCAGCTGGTTCAAGCCAGTCGGATTTAATGCCTTAAGGGGTAT contains these protein-coding regions:
- a CDS encoding ABC transporter ATP-binding protein, translated to MIASMQGVTVGYAGKPLLANVELCLPEAEIVCLLGCNGSGKTSLLKTLLGLLVPLAGEIKIAGRQIHQWSQRELAQQMAYVPQAQLSRFSFRVLEMVLMGCQSRLGLFAVPGANEQKRALAVLKQLDIAHLADCAMDQISGGERQLVLIARALLQSPRLLVMDEPAASLDFGNQIKLLAQVKRLKQQGIAVLMSTHHPRHAELLADSVALVEPGHGLRQGAVAGQLQVSGLAQLYGVSESAIAEHL
- a CDS encoding class I SAM-dependent methyltransferase, which encodes MIIEELDFAAMYREHLQRAERSHKSAEHWDKRAEKMAENCARPKDSYLEGFFKLMDLSDCDTLLDMGCGPGSVCLGLADKMRAVYGLDYSSGMLEVAKRRADAEGLSNVTLIQRAWEDDWSDIPVCDIAVASRSTLVGCLKSALEKLNRQARKRVYTTHTVSSTFIDPAIIQVIGRKLVTLPNYLYAVNILQQMGIKPKVDFIESSGCMNQAESYAQFEDNVAWSLGPLDDAEKLRLQEYYQRHKQQGKPLRTGDRSWAMVYWDAVALA
- a CDS encoding TonB-dependent receptor plug domain-containing protein, whose protein sequence is MKRKSYYPILPLMLVSPLAFANGSGAEPEKKTDTKIERISVWGSPIAANQHSVNQDTIKMLNKQNVAEALNIIPGVSLQKSGRRNEVQVKVRGFDSKQVPLFFDGIPIYIPYDGNLDLGRFLASDLASVEVSKGYASLLQGPNMMGGAINLTTRRPKKSFEAQLSASQGWARGEDNGYSLDASLAGSNDWGFIQLSGNKLDKDFVGLSHDNDNPIAGSDGKRANSAYSDSRGTAKFGLTPNETDEYIFTYIRQEGEKNSPPYAGTEADIRPTYWQWPQYDKQSFYYSGYTEFSPGVVLHSRLYRDEFENTLRIYKSLENLQQQKGPYSHYDDASNGAGLQLSIDMRKDDILSFAAHWKEDLHKEQGEPDGEFDKYKDRTLSAAVEYQWALRDNLDLVGGISYDSRKSLEGYKHEKDGSLTRYEDNSQHAFNWQVMACYELANLDTLQLSLSQRSRFPTLKERYTTFRPAYGQTAIVNPHLEPERATNLELSYQATLAANWQLDSSVYYNRVSDAILTHNITPTLIQNRNSGRVDYSGLDLGLYGDLSDWASVGLSYSYIHADVEDEQLDVTGLPDHQLFAWVKLTPLEELDIILSQEARSDSLSNSNGNQVASGFGVTGIRFDYRIWQGLSVNASVNNLFDRNYAYSEGFPEEGRNYWLGVEYRFGH
- a CDS encoding PepSY-associated TM helix domain-containing protein, which translates into the protein MLSNKLRKRIRLLHRDIGYLCIGMTLVYAISGIAVNHINDWNPNYQITQSESRVEGLNPSLGNNDIQSLLSSHFSLQDNIRSGYRASANEYQVFLKDGSQLSANLISGTVSAEIVNSRPLLQALNYLHLNHARDAWTWIADIYAAMLLFLALSALVMLRSGNLLKSRKTWLTLTGVLLPLLFILLR
- a CDS encoding DUF4920 domain-containing protein; the encoded protein is MRINQLILLAALFTPLAFSADSKFGEPVDLNIFVPISTLMASPNDYVGKELTVEGTIVSVCSKRGCWMELATDDSFDRLRVKVRDGEMVFPVSARGQKAYATGALEAIELDLEQTRAYLGHQAQQHNKPFDPESVTQAVTFYQLHPYGVEIRDAE
- the folM gene encoding dihydromonapterin reductase, which codes for MQPILITGVGKRLGLAMARDLMAQGYPLIGTYRSHYAAIDELKAAGAELHQVDLLQNSEIKAFIADVKSKHESLRAIIHNASDWMPERPDTDAAEVFDSMMQIHASVPYQLNLALAPLLETDEIGSRDIIHISDYVAQKGSKKHIAYAASKAALDNLTLSFAAKLAPGVKVNGIAPALMLFNEQDDSAYRQKALAKALLPKEGGEQEMLAAVKYLMTSRYMTGRTLSLDGGRPLK
- a CDS encoding universal stress protein — encoded protein: MSVFTRLLAVSDDSNRGKLALRKAVQLANASHAELTLLRVKTPKYQGIGQWLQQKVHPQPLVSHLREKRPHYPSRELNLCLKQCQAKDLPTAILTELKQAHYDLLLVEHHSYSALQCELGHTDDWQLLQRVSLPVMFVSDSPWEQQGSLLAALELDEDTEDHSHFNHRLLQQAFDFASLLQQRLHLLNCYQEADISMAFDNQQPGCRSQKDNQWQKLRQVARPLALSDEQLHLASGMPDHVVPEAAHKWHSNIVIMGAAEHRGLLSELNGHASEQMLNQLQCDVLALKPSCPLLH
- a CDS encoding VOC family protein, with the protein product MIQLEHLNLVVADLPKTLDFYRAAFPHWQIRCQGEGSWYGKPRKWLHFGDDYQYLAFSDNGEGNNRDLSGHQPGLAHFAFVTADIDGVIKRLLDAGYSIDKDGADEPWRRNVYFIDPAGFEVEFVQYLSDLPKQRNRPS